Proteins found in one Pseudomonas mosselii genomic segment:
- a CDS encoding 3-oxoacyl-ACP reductase family protein, whose amino-acid sequence MSQTLPLTGKVALVQGGSRGIGAAIVRRLARDGAKVAFTYVSSSASAEALAGEINNAGGQALALRADSADIQAVQQAVADTAKAFGGLDILVNNAGVLAVAPVAEFDLADFDRLLAINVRSVFVATQAAVKHMGKGGRIINIGSTNAERMPFAGGAPYAMSKSALVGLTKGLARDLGPQGITVNNVQPGPVDTDMNPASGEFAESLIPLMAIGRYGQADEIASFVAYLAGPEAGYITGASLLADGGFAA is encoded by the coding sequence ATGTCCCAAACACTTCCCCTCACCGGCAAGGTGGCCCTGGTCCAGGGCGGTTCACGCGGTATCGGCGCGGCCATTGTCCGGCGCCTGGCCCGCGACGGCGCCAAGGTCGCCTTCACCTATGTCAGTTCCAGCGCCAGCGCCGAGGCCCTGGCCGGTGAAATCAACAACGCCGGCGGCCAGGCCCTGGCCCTGCGCGCCGACAGCGCCGATATCCAGGCCGTGCAACAGGCCGTCGCCGACACCGCCAAGGCCTTCGGCGGCCTCGATATCCTGGTCAACAATGCCGGCGTGCTGGCGGTGGCGCCGGTGGCCGAGTTCGACCTGGCCGACTTCGACCGCCTGCTGGCAATCAACGTGCGTAGCGTGTTCGTGGCCACCCAGGCGGCGGTGAAACACATGGGCAAGGGTGGGCGGATCATCAACATCGGCAGCACCAACGCCGAGCGCATGCCGTTCGCCGGCGGCGCCCCCTATGCCATGAGCAAGTCAGCACTGGTCGGCCTGACCAAGGGCCTGGCCCGAGACCTGGGGCCGCAGGGGATCACCGTCAACAATGTGCAGCCGGGGCCGGTGGACACCGACATGAACCCGGCCAGCGGCGAGTTCGCCGAGAGCCTGATTCCGTTGATGGCCATCGGGCGCTACGGACAGGCGGATGAGATCGCCAGTTTCGTCGCTTACCTGGCGGGGCCTGAAGCGGGCTACATCACCGGGGCGAGCCTGCTGGCCGATGGAGGGTTCGCGGCCTGA
- a CDS encoding LysR family transcriptional regulator translates to MAVVESFSSLECFIRSAEVGSFAEAARRLSLTPAAVGKNVAQLEARLGVRLFLRSTRKLTLTEAGQRFLAEVSESFRTIQYAVANLANCEGHPSGVLRVSMGTVFGRLYVLPLLGEFLARFPAVTADWHFDNRQVDLIGQGFDAAIGGGFELPPGVVARKLTPAHRVLVASPGYLQQHGPLSRPEQLQACAGILIRSPQTGRVRSWPLTSRWQEQQPLQLPQRLTMSDSDAACAVAEQGLGIALVSLPFALPYLNEGRLSRVLPDWYVDDGHISLYYAERKLLPGKTRAFIDFVVEQFAERGLAGRFDALRGH, encoded by the coding sequence ATGGCCGTGGTGGAATCGTTCAGCAGCCTGGAATGCTTCATCCGCAGCGCCGAAGTCGGCAGCTTTGCCGAGGCGGCCAGGCGCCTGTCGCTCACCCCGGCGGCGGTCGGCAAGAACGTCGCCCAGCTCGAGGCGCGGCTCGGCGTGCGCCTGTTCCTGCGCAGCACGCGCAAGCTGACCCTGACCGAGGCCGGGCAGCGCTTTCTGGCCGAGGTGAGCGAGAGTTTCCGCACCATCCAATATGCCGTGGCCAACCTCGCCAACTGCGAAGGGCATCCTTCGGGCGTGCTGCGGGTCAGCATGGGCACGGTATTCGGGCGCCTGTACGTGTTGCCGCTTTTAGGTGAGTTCCTCGCCCGTTTTCCGGCGGTGACCGCGGACTGGCACTTCGACAACCGCCAGGTCGACCTGATCGGCCAGGGCTTCGATGCCGCCATCGGTGGTGGCTTCGAACTGCCGCCCGGGGTGGTGGCACGCAAGCTGACCCCGGCGCACCGGGTGCTGGTCGCTTCGCCGGGCTACCTGCAACAGCACGGACCACTGAGTCGCCCGGAGCAGTTGCAGGCGTGCGCCGGCATCCTTATCCGCTCGCCGCAGACCGGCCGGGTGCGCAGCTGGCCGCTGACCAGTCGCTGGCAGGAGCAACAGCCGCTGCAACTGCCCCAGCGCCTGACCATGAGCGATTCGGACGCCGCCTGCGCGGTGGCCGAGCAAGGCCTGGGCATCGCCCTGGTCAGCCTGCCGTTCGCCTTGCCCTACCTGAACGAAGGGCGCCTGAGCCGGGTATTGCCGGACTGGTACGTGGACGATGGACATATCAGCCTGTACTACGCCGAGCGCAAGCTGTTGCCGGGCAAGACCCGGGCCTTCATCGATTTCGTGGTGGAGCAGTTCGCCGAGCGGGGGCTGGCGGGGCGGTTCGATGCGCTGCGGGGTCATTGA
- a CDS encoding GreA/GreB family elongation factor has translation MDKASLLQRIIATLEHDMEVLRRAAQTAYEAATAEENIAENKYDTLGLEASYLATGQARRTAEIRQALLTYQQLALRDYDPARGIQIGCLVTLEDEAGQRRRLFLGPEGAGLKIGEGDGLVTVITPRAPLGQQLLGKRVDDEVSLVVSAVAQVQFIIEIT, from the coding sequence ATGGACAAGGCCAGCCTGCTGCAACGCATCATCGCCACCCTCGAGCACGACATGGAGGTGCTGCGTCGCGCCGCCCAGACCGCCTACGAGGCCGCCACCGCCGAAGAGAACATCGCCGAGAACAAGTACGACACCCTGGGGCTTGAGGCGTCGTACCTGGCCACCGGGCAGGCGCGGCGCACGGCCGAGATCCGCCAGGCGTTGCTGACCTACCAGCAGTTGGCGCTGCGCGATTACGACCCGGCGCGGGGGATCCAGATCGGTTGCCTGGTGACCCTGGAAGACGAGGCGGGCCAGCGGCGCCGGCTGTTCCTCGGGCCGGAAGGGGCCGGCCTGAAGATTGGCGAGGGGGATGGGCTGGTAACGGTGATCACGCCGCGCGCACCACTGGGGCAGCAACTGCTCGGCAAGCGGGTGGATGATGAAGTGAGCCTGGTGGTGTCCGCAGTGGCGCAGGTGCAGTTCATCATCGAGATCACCTGA
- the earP gene encoding elongation factor P maturation arginine rhamnosyltransferase EarP yields MKTTWDIFCTVVDNYGDIGVTWRLARQLVAEHDLAVRLWVDDLQAFARLCPQASIQAGQQWQQGVEICHWPVTWHDAQPAQVVVGAFACQLPDGYIEAMARQPTPPLWLNLDYLSAEDWVEGCHGLPSPQANGLRKFFFFPGFTENTGGLLREASLLPRCEAFRHSPDERAKFLTGLAVHPQEGARLISLFAYENPQLGNWLDVLAADAHPTHLLVPQGRILGDLGNWLGEADLPVGALHRRGALTVQVLPFVSQDDYDRLLWSCDFNAVRGEDSFVRAQWAGVPMLWHIYIQEENAHWEKLEAFLALYRQGLSAAAGQALTELWRAWNMDRPMGQAWLALQPHWDEVREHARQWQAAQAARPDLATRLVQFYRNSL; encoded by the coding sequence ATGAAAACCACCTGGGACATCTTCTGCACGGTCGTCGACAACTATGGCGACATCGGCGTCACCTGGCGCCTGGCGCGCCAGCTGGTGGCCGAGCACGACCTGGCGGTGCGCCTGTGGGTGGACGACCTGCAGGCTTTCGCGCGCCTGTGTCCGCAGGCCAGCATCCAGGCCGGGCAACAGTGGCAGCAGGGCGTCGAGATATGCCACTGGCCTGTCACGTGGCACGATGCGCAGCCAGCCCAGGTGGTGGTGGGTGCCTTTGCCTGCCAACTGCCGGACGGCTACATCGAGGCCATGGCCCGTCAGCCCACGCCACCCTTGTGGCTGAACCTGGACTACCTGAGCGCCGAAGACTGGGTGGAGGGTTGCCACGGCTTGCCTTCGCCTCAGGCCAATGGGCTGCGCAAGTTTTTCTTCTTCCCGGGCTTCACCGAGAACACCGGTGGTTTGTTGCGTGAAGCCTCTTTGCTGCCGCGTTGCGAAGCATTCCGGCATTCGCCTGACGAGCGGGCGAAGTTCCTGACGGGATTGGCAGTGCATCCCCAGGAAGGGGCCCGTCTGATCTCGCTGTTCGCCTACGAGAACCCGCAGTTGGGCAACTGGCTCGATGTGCTGGCCGCCGATGCGCACCCGACCCACTTGCTGGTGCCGCAGGGGCGCATCCTGGGTGACCTCGGCAACTGGTTGGGCGAGGCAGACTTGCCGGTGGGCGCGCTGCATCGGCGTGGGGCCTTGACCGTGCAGGTCCTGCCTTTCGTCAGCCAGGACGACTACGACCGGCTGCTGTGGAGCTGCGATTTCAACGCCGTTCGCGGCGAGGATTCTTTCGTGCGCGCGCAATGGGCTGGCGTGCCGATGCTCTGGCACATCTACATCCAGGAAGAGAACGCCCACTGGGAAAAGCTCGAGGCATTCCTCGCCCTTTATCGCCAAGGCCTGTCGGCCGCCGCCGGGCAGGCACTGACCGAACTGTGGCGCGCCTGGAACATGGATCGACCGATGGGCCAGGCCTGGCTGGCGCTGCAGCCGCATTGGGACGAGGTGCGCGAACACGCCCGCCAGTGGCAGGCCGCGCAGGCCGCTCGGCCGGACCTTGCCACGAGGCTGGTACAGTTTTACCGAAATTCGCTATGA
- the efp gene encoding elongation factor P — protein MKTGKELKPGTVLRIDNDPWLVQKAEFTKSGRNSAIMKTKLKNLLTGYKTETVYGADDKLDDVILDRKEATLSFISGDSYTFMDTTDYTMYELNAEDIDAVLPYIEEGMEDVCEAVFFEGRLVSVELPTTISRQVVYTENAARGDTSGKVMKPAKLKNGTEISVADFIQIDEWIDIDTRDNSFKGRSKK, from the coding sequence ATGAAAACTGGTAAAGAGCTGAAACCCGGTACCGTACTGCGGATCGACAACGACCCGTGGCTGGTTCAAAAAGCTGAGTTCACCAAGTCGGGCCGTAACAGCGCGATCATGAAGACCAAGCTGAAGAACCTGCTGACCGGCTACAAGACCGAAACCGTATACGGTGCGGACGACAAGCTGGACGACGTGATCCTGGATCGCAAAGAAGCGACCCTGTCGTTCATCAGCGGTGACTCGTACACCTTCATGGACACCACCGACTACACCATGTACGAACTGAACGCCGAAGACATCGACGCCGTTCTGCCGTACATCGAAGAAGGCATGGAAGACGTCTGCGAAGCCGTGTTCTTCGAAGGCCGCCTGGTATCGGTAGAACTGCCGACCACCATCAGCCGCCAGGTCGTCTACACCGAGAACGCCGCACGTGGCGATACCTCGGGCAAGGTCATGAAGCCTGCCAAGCTGAAGAACGGTACCGAGATCTCGGTTGCCGACTTCATCCAGATCGACGAGTGGATCGACATCGACACTCGCGACAACAGCTTCAAGGGCCGTTCCAAGAAGTAA
- a CDS encoding organic hydroperoxide resistance protein, protein MQKVTPLYIAEATSTGGRDGKSRSSDGKLEVKLSTPKELGGAGGDGTNPEQMFAAGYSACFIGALKFVAGQEKKALPADASITANVGIGQIPGGFGLDIDLHINLPGLAQADAEGLVEKAHRVCPYSNATRGNVDVRLHVTV, encoded by the coding sequence ATGCAAAAGGTCACTCCGCTGTACATCGCAGAAGCCACTTCCACCGGTGGTCGTGATGGCAAATCCCGCTCCAGCGACGGCAAGCTGGAAGTCAAGCTGAGCACCCCCAAGGAACTGGGTGGCGCAGGCGGTGACGGCACCAACCCCGAGCAGATGTTCGCCGCCGGCTACTCGGCCTGCTTCATCGGCGCGCTGAAGTTCGTCGCCGGCCAGGAGAAAAAGGCCCTGCCGGCGGATGCGTCGATCACCGCCAACGTCGGCATCGGCCAGATCCCGGGCGGTTTCGGCCTGGACATCGACCTGCACATCAACCTGCCGGGCCTGGCCCAGGCCGACGCCGAAGGGCTGGTGGAAAAGGCGCACAGGGTCTGCCCTTACTCCAACGCCACCCGCGGCAATGTGGATGTGCGGTTGCATGTGACTGTCTGA
- a CDS encoding MarR family winged helix-turn-helix transcriptional regulator, whose amino-acid sequence MNADTQAPCDALLLDNQVCFALHSTSLLMTKVYKPLLQALGLTYPQYLAMLVLWEQDGLTVGEISQRLLTDPGSLTPLLKRLESEGLLKRSRSREDERVVLVQLTDQGRALQAEAQRVPQCILQASGHSAEQLRKLQADLLALRAQLQENL is encoded by the coding sequence ATGAACGCCGACACCCAAGCCCCCTGCGACGCGCTGCTGCTGGACAACCAGGTCTGCTTCGCCCTGCACTCGACCTCGTTGCTGATGACCAAGGTCTACAAGCCCCTGCTGCAAGCACTGGGCCTGACCTACCCGCAGTACCTGGCCATGCTGGTCTTGTGGGAACAGGACGGCCTGACCGTGGGCGAGATCAGCCAGCGCCTGCTCACCGACCCCGGTTCGCTGACACCGCTGCTCAAGCGCCTGGAAAGCGAGGGCCTGCTCAAGCGCAGCCGCAGCCGTGAGGATGAACGGGTGGTGCTAGTGCAACTGACCGACCAGGGCCGCGCCCTGCAGGCCGAGGCCCAGCGCGTGCCGCAGTGCATCCTGCAGGCCAGCGGCCACAGTGCCGAGCAACTGCGCAAGCTGCAGGCCGACCTGCTCGCCCTGCGTGCGCAGCTGCAAGAAAACCTCTGA
- a CDS encoding LysR family transcriptional regulator, whose amino-acid sequence MSPDILTEQLSLFLDVLETGSFSAAARRHPLTPSAVARRIDNLESAVGSRLFSRSTHAVRPTPAGNAFAERARRIIEELRLARAEAVSLSNAPEGLIRIDAPAAFGRRHLAPAIADFLVAYPGLDVQLRLIDSFVDLHGSHLGEVDLVLRAGPLADTRLVATPLAYMVRIACASPAYLASRGVPACPSELPGHDGLDWDGLAPPFAWRFAVAGQTRLYRPARMRMAANNAETLLFGALAGLGVAHLPTWLISDYLLRGELLPLFCDNGLPEPETSGIYALRLEHETNSRSRLLLEFLKSRFSPVPPWDLALRSELRWQ is encoded by the coding sequence ATGAGCCCCGACATCCTCACCGAACAACTCAGCCTGTTCCTCGACGTGCTGGAAACCGGCAGTTTCTCCGCCGCCGCCCGGCGCCATCCGTTGACGCCCTCCGCGGTGGCGCGGCGCATCGACAACCTGGAAAGCGCGGTGGGCAGCCGCCTGTTCTCGCGCAGCACCCACGCCGTGCGCCCGACGCCGGCTGGCAATGCCTTCGCCGAGCGGGCCCGGCGCATCATCGAGGAGCTGCGCCTGGCACGCGCCGAGGCGGTGTCGTTGAGCAATGCCCCGGAAGGCTTGATCCGCATCGACGCACCAGCCGCCTTCGGCCGTCGCCACCTGGCCCCGGCCATCGCCGATTTCCTGGTGGCCTATCCCGGGCTCGACGTGCAGCTGCGCCTGATCGACAGCTTCGTCGACCTGCACGGCAGCCACCTGGGCGAGGTGGACCTGGTGCTGCGCGCCGGCCCCCTGGCCGACACCCGCCTGGTGGCCACGCCCCTGGCCTACATGGTGCGCATCGCCTGTGCCAGCCCCGCGTACCTGGCCAGCCGCGGGGTGCCGGCCTGCCCCAGCGAGCTGCCCGGGCACGACGGCCTCGACTGGGACGGACTGGCCCCGCCGTTCGCCTGGCGCTTCGCGGTCGCCGGCCAGACCCGCCTGTACCGCCCGGCGCGCATGCGCATGGCCGCCAACAACGCCGAGACCCTGCTGTTTGGCGCCCTGGCCGGCTTGGGCGTCGCCCACCTGCCGACCTGGCTGATCAGCGACTACCTCCTGCGTGGCGAACTGCTCCCGCTGTTCTGCGACAACGGCCTGCCGGAGCCCGAGACCAGCGGCATTTACGCCCTGCGTCTGGAACATGAAACGAACTCTCGCAGCCGCTTGCTGCTCGAATTCCTCAAGAGCCGTTTCAGCCCGGTGCCACCCTGGGACCTGGCGCTGAGAAGCGAGCTGCGCTGGCAATGA
- a CDS encoding sulfite exporter TauE/SafE family protein, with protein MIEWVMYIVLGAALGTLGGLFGIGGGLIAIPALGVLFGLDQQLAQGTALVMVVPNVLLALWRYHQRNRIELRHAVPLSLCSFVFAWLGSIWAVGIDAQSMRLYFVGFLVALAVWNVARMFLPVRPPSNQLRYPWPWLGVLGSFAGTMGGLFGVGGAVVATPILTSVFGTTQVVAQGLSLALAAPSTMVTLLTYGVHQSVDWGIGIPLAVGGLLSISWGVKLAHALPEKVLRTLFCGFLVVCAVMLGFEL; from the coding sequence ATGATCGAGTGGGTGATGTATATCGTGCTGGGGGCCGCGCTCGGCACCTTGGGTGGGCTGTTCGGCATCGGCGGCGGGTTGATCGCCATTCCGGCGCTGGGCGTGCTGTTCGGCCTTGACCAGCAGTTGGCCCAGGGCACCGCCCTGGTGATGGTGGTGCCCAACGTGCTGCTGGCGCTGTGGCGCTACCACCAGCGCAACCGCATCGAGCTGCGCCATGCTGTGCCGTTGTCGCTGTGCAGCTTCGTGTTCGCCTGGCTGGGGTCGATCTGGGCGGTGGGCATCGATGCCCAGTCGATGCGCCTGTACTTCGTCGGTTTCCTGGTGGCGCTGGCGGTTTGGAATGTGGCGCGGATGTTCCTGCCGGTGCGGCCGCCGAGCAACCAGCTGCGTTATCCGTGGCCCTGGCTGGGCGTGCTGGGCAGCTTCGCCGGGACCATGGGTGGGCTGTTTGGCGTGGGCGGGGCGGTGGTGGCCACGCCGATCCTGACCTCGGTATTCGGCACTACCCAGGTGGTGGCCCAGGGGCTGTCGCTGGCATTGGCGGCGCCGAGCACCATGGTGACGCTGTTGACCTACGGGGTGCACCAGAGTGTCGACTGGGGCATCGGGATTCCACTGGCCGTGGGTGGGTTGCTGAGCATCAGCTGGGGGGTGAAGCTGGCCCATGCGTTGCCGGAGAAGGTGTTGCGCACGCTGTTCTGCGGGTTTTTGGTGGTGTGTGCGGTGATGCTTGGGTTCGAGCTTTAG
- a CDS encoding LysR substrate-binding domain-containing protein, which yields MSQYQSLDADVLRTFVAIAEQGGFTRAGEVVNRTQSAVSMQMKRLEEDILQRQLFERDGRQVRLTAEGQVLLGYARRILKLHGEVFNTLRMPHMVGVVRIGTPDDYAMRYLPGILTRFAQAYPLIHVEVHCDSSKQLMLRQDLDLTIVTREPGNEVGQLLRQERLVWAAAKGFCPHEQRPMPLALFNTDCFCRAWTCNALERQGIEYRIAYTSPSLAAIFAIVHAGLAVTAQLQSLIGGDLRILGADDGLPQLHMANVMLLRNDQQHSPITDCMAEYIVEGFK from the coding sequence ATGTCCCAGTATCAGAGTCTCGACGCGGACGTGCTGCGCACCTTCGTCGCCATCGCCGAGCAAGGCGGCTTCACCCGCGCCGGCGAGGTGGTCAACCGCACCCAGTCGGCGGTGAGCATGCAGATGAAGCGCCTGGAGGAGGACATCCTGCAGCGCCAGCTGTTCGAGCGTGACGGCCGCCAGGTGCGCCTCACCGCCGAGGGCCAGGTCCTGCTGGGCTATGCCCGGCGCATCCTCAAGCTGCACGGCGAAGTGTTCAACACCCTGCGCATGCCGCACATGGTCGGCGTGGTGCGCATCGGCACCCCGGACGACTACGCCATGCGCTACCTGCCGGGCATCCTCACCCGTTTCGCCCAGGCGTACCCGCTGATCCATGTCGAGGTGCACTGCGACTCGTCCAAGCAGCTGATGCTGCGCCAGGACCTGGACCTGACCATCGTCACCCGCGAGCCGGGCAACGAAGTTGGCCAACTGCTGCGCCAGGAGCGCCTGGTGTGGGCCGCGGCGAAGGGTTTCTGCCCCCACGAGCAGCGGCCGATGCCGCTGGCGCTGTTCAACACCGACTGCTTCTGCCGCGCCTGGACCTGCAACGCCCTGGAGCGCCAGGGCATCGAGTACCGCATCGCCTACACCAGCCCGAGCCTGGCGGCGATCTTCGCCATCGTGCATGCCGGGCTGGCGGTGACCGCACAGTTGCAGAGCCTGATCGGCGGCGACCTGCGCATCCTCGGTGCGGACGACGGCCTGCCGCAGTTGCACATGGCCAATGTGATGCTGCTGCGCAACGACCAGCAGCATTCGCCGATCACCGACTGCATGGCCGAGTACATCGTCGAAGGGTTCAAGTAA
- a CDS encoding DUF1127 domain-containing protein, producing MKGHFNVAHQPGSTLGHLLHDAGGRLLRWYELHRQRDELARLSDATLHDLGLSRADIQQEADRHFWEDPLRK from the coding sequence ATGAAAGGTCATTTCAACGTTGCTCACCAGCCTGGGTCTACCCTCGGCCACCTGTTGCACGATGCCGGCGGGCGGCTGCTGCGCTGGTACGAACTGCACCGCCAGCGCGACGAACTGGCGCGCCTGAGCGATGCCACGCTGCACGACCTGGGGTTGTCGCGGGCCGATATCCAGCAGGAGGCCGACCGGCATTTCTGGGAAGACCCGCTGCGTAAATGA
- a CDS encoding winged helix-turn-helix domain-containing protein, with product MSLSLSLAQARRLALSAQGFGKSPGGPPTPASLTRMFQRLGVVQIDSVNALVRSHYLPLFSRLGDYPRDLLDQLAWGQRRQRRLFEYWGHEASLLPLALYPLMRWRMAHAADGKGIYRQLAAFGRERREVIERVLAAVRDQGALGAGSLSTREERAGPWWDWSEEKHALEWLFAAGEVTVAGRRGFERLYDLPERVLPATLLEQAQPNEAEAHQGLLLHAAVALGVASEQDLRDYFRLSPQQSKAALAVLVEDGRLQACTVQGWKQPAYVAGVPRVPRRIEASALLSPFDSLVWARERTERLFDFRYRLEIYTPAHKRVYGYYVLPFLYRERIAARVDLRAERAHGRLAVHAVHEEPAGLDGEGYLALAANLQRLAAWLGLERVQLNCPRAEGSRLRQALLSGVPA from the coding sequence ATGTCCCTCAGCCTGTCCCTCGCCCAGGCCCGCCGCCTGGCCTTGTCTGCCCAGGGCTTCGGCAAGTCGCCCGGCGGCCCGCCGACCCCTGCCAGTCTCACGCGCATGTTCCAGCGCCTGGGCGTGGTGCAGATCGACTCGGTCAATGCCCTGGTGCGCTCCCACTACCTGCCGCTGTTCTCGCGCCTGGGCGACTATCCGCGCGACCTGCTCGACCAGCTCGCCTGGGGGCAGCGCCGCCAGCGCCGGTTGTTTGAATACTGGGGCCATGAAGCATCGTTGCTGCCGCTGGCGTTGTACCCGCTGATGCGCTGGCGCATGGCCCATGCCGCCGACGGCAAGGGCATCTACCGGCAACTGGCCGCGTTCGGCCGCGAGCGGCGCGAGGTGATCGAGCGAGTGCTGGCGGCGGTTCGCGACCAGGGCGCGCTGGGCGCGGGCAGCCTGTCCACCCGTGAGGAGCGCGCCGGCCCCTGGTGGGACTGGAGCGAAGAAAAGCATGCGCTGGAATGGCTGTTCGCCGCCGGCGAGGTCACCGTGGCCGGGCGTCGCGGGTTCGAGCGCCTGTACGACCTGCCCGAGCGGGTGCTGCCGGCGACCCTCCTAGAGCAGGCCCAACCCAACGAGGCCGAAGCGCACCAGGGCTTGCTGCTGCACGCCGCGGTTGCCCTGGGCGTGGCCTCCGAACAGGACCTGCGTGATTACTTTCGCCTCTCGCCGCAGCAGAGCAAGGCCGCCCTGGCCGTATTGGTCGAGGACGGGCGCCTGCAGGCCTGCACGGTGCAGGGTTGGAAACAACCAGCCTATGTCGCGGGCGTGCCACGGGTTCCCCGGCGCATCGAAGCCAGCGCCTTGCTCTCGCCTTTTGATTCACTGGTCTGGGCGCGTGAGCGTACCGAGCGCCTGTTCGACTTCCGCTACCGCCTTGAGATCTACACCCCGGCGCACAAGCGGGTGTACGGCTACTACGTGCTGCCGTTTCTTTATCGGGAGCGCATTGCCGCGCGGGTGGATCTGCGCGCCGAGCGCGCCCACGGGCGGTTGGCGGTGCATGCAGTTCACGAGGAACCGGCAGGGCTGGACGGGGAAGGGTATCTGGCGCTGGCGGCCAACTTGCAGCGGCTAGCCGCCTGGCTGGGGCTGGAGAGGGTGCAGCTCAACTGCCCCCGCGCCGAGGGCAGCCGGCTGCGTCAGGCGTTGCTCAGCGGCGTACCTGCTTGA
- a CDS encoding class II 3-deoxy-7-phosphoheptulonate synthase, which produces MTRQWTPDSWRALPIQQQPIYPDAAHLLKVEQTLASYPPLVFAGEARELRRQFAEVTQGRAFLLQGGDCAESFAEFSAAKIRDTFKVLLQMAIVMTFAAGCPVVKVGRMAGQFAKPRSANDETIGDITLPAYRGDIVNGIGFDEKSRVPDPERLLQAYHQATASLNLLRAFAQGGFADLHQVHKWNLDFIANSALADKYHQLANRIDETLAFMRACGLDTAPQLRETSFFTAHEALLLNYEEAFVRSDSLTGDYYDCSAHMLWIGDRTRQLDGAHVEFLRGVHNPIGVKVGPSMNPEELIRLIDVLNPDNDPGRLNLIVRMGAGKVGDHLPGLIRTVQREGRQVLWSSDPMHGNTIKASSGYKTRDFAQILDEVKQFFQVHQAEGSHAGGIHIEMTGQNVTECIGGARPITEDALSDRYHTHCDPRMNADQSLELAFLIAETLKQVRR; this is translated from the coding sequence ATGACCCGACAATGGACCCCTGACAGCTGGCGCGCCCTGCCGATCCAGCAGCAACCGATCTACCCCGACGCCGCACACCTGCTGAAGGTGGAGCAGACTTTGGCCAGCTACCCGCCGCTGGTGTTCGCCGGCGAAGCCCGCGAGCTGCGCCGGCAGTTCGCCGAGGTGACCCAGGGCCGGGCGTTCCTGCTGCAGGGCGGCGACTGCGCCGAGAGCTTCGCCGAGTTCTCCGCGGCGAAGATCCGCGACACCTTCAAGGTGCTGCTGCAGATGGCCATTGTCATGACCTTTGCCGCCGGCTGCCCGGTGGTCAAGGTCGGGCGAATGGCCGGCCAGTTCGCCAAGCCGCGCTCGGCCAACGACGAGACCATCGGCGACATCACCCTGCCCGCCTACCGCGGCGACATCGTCAACGGCATCGGCTTCGACGAAAAAAGTCGCGTCCCCGACCCCGAGCGCCTGCTGCAGGCCTACCACCAGGCCACCGCCAGCCTCAACCTGCTGCGCGCCTTCGCCCAGGGCGGCTTTGCCGACCTGCACCAGGTGCACAAGTGGAACCTGGACTTCATCGCCAACTCGGCGCTGGCCGACAAGTACCACCAGTTGGCCAACCGCATCGACGAGACCCTGGCCTTCATGCGCGCCTGCGGCCTGGACACCGCGCCGCAACTGCGTGAAACCAGCTTCTTCACCGCCCACGAAGCGTTGCTGCTCAACTACGAGGAAGCCTTCGTGCGCAGCGACAGCCTGACCGGCGACTACTACGATTGCTCGGCGCACATGCTGTGGATCGGCGACCGCACGCGCCAGCTCGACGGCGCCCATGTCGAGTTCCTGCGCGGCGTGCACAACCCGATCGGGGTCAAGGTCGGCCCGAGCATGAACCCCGAGGAGCTGATCCGCCTGATCGACGTGCTCAACCCGGACAACGACCCGGGCCGCCTGAACCTGATCGTGCGCATGGGCGCCGGCAAGGTCGGCGACCACCTGCCGGGGCTGATCCGCACCGTGCAGCGCGAGGGGCGCCAAGTGCTGTGGAGCTCCGATCCGATGCACGGCAACACCATCAAGGCCAGCAGCGGCTACAAGACCCGCGATTTCGCGCAGATCCTCGACGAGGTCAAGCAGTTCTTCCAGGTGCACCAGGCCGAGGGCAGCCACGCCGGTGGTATCCACATCGAGATGACCGGGCAGAACGTCACCGAGTGCATCGGCGGCGCCCGGCCGATCACCGAAGACGCACTGTCCGACCGCTATCACACCCACTGCGACCCGCGGATGAACGCCGACCAATCGCTGGAGCTGGCGTTCCTGATCGCCGAAACCCTCAAGCAGGTACGCCGCTGA